In Mytilus trossulus isolate FHL-02 chromosome 6, PNRI_Mtr1.1.1.hap1, whole genome shotgun sequence, a single window of DNA contains:
- the LOC134721403 gene encoding serine/threonine-protein kinase ULK3-like: MSRPSSSRPCSARTNTGNLFPSLQGFVFTEKLGSGTYATVYKAYKKTGGRDVVAIKCVLKSSLNKASTENLLREIELLKKLKHQNIVELYDFQWDEKYIFLIMEFCSGGDLSRFIRTKRTLPERVVKKFLKQLVSAMLYLREHNVAHMDLKPQNVLLTSSSNPTVKIADFGFAKHMFDGDKESVMKGSPLYMAPEIICQKTYDARVDLWSIGVILYECLFGRAPFASKSFQELGAKIWNDKPVELPYGVSVSEDCGDVITRLLQRDPDKRITYEELAKHSFIDIEHSPSSSSLQKAVSVVKEAVTEDTKGNYSNAIKLYCESLEYFMPAIHYEKCENKKEALRKKVKEYMNRAEELKKMIRPKKDSEMKRSVSSDPMEELLDLSKDDEELQAALKVIKAAEIEESNEEYEKAFTHYELGLKTVITFLKEDSNSRRKKLLSKQAQVWMSEAENIKSFLDVSHLNTNDTSGQEEMEENEHLQTGTCNLQ, from the coding sequence ATGTCCAGACCAAGCAGCTCTAGACCATGTTCAGCAAGAACTAATACTGGCAATCTTTTCCCATCTCTACAAGGGTTTGTTTTCACAGAAAAGCTTGGTAGTGGAACCTACGCCACTGTTTACAAAGCGTATAAGAAGACTGGAGGCAGAGATGTTGttgctattaaatgtgttctgAAGAGTAGCTTGAACAAAGCTTCAACAGAAAATTTACTCAGAGAAATTGAACTACTTAAGAAATTAAAGCATCAAAATATTGTGGAATTGTATGATTTTCAGTGGgatgaaaaatacatatttcttATCATGGAGTTTTGCAGTGGCGGTGATTTATCCAGATTCATCAGGACAAAGAGAACTTTACCGGAAAGAGTTGTTAAGAAATTTTTGAAACAGCTTGTAAGTGCTATGTTATATTTACGAGAACACAATGTTGCTCACATGGATTTAAAACCGCAAAATGTGTTATTGACTTCTTCTTCAAATCCAACCGTTAAAATTGCTGATTTTGGCTTTGCTAAACATATGTTTGATGGAGATAAAGAAAGTGTTATGAAAGGATCACCATTATACATGGCCCCTGAGATTATTTGTCAGAAAACATATGATGCACGAGTTGATCTCTGGTCTATAGGAGTGATTTTGTATGAATGTTTATTTGGTAGAGCACCATTTGCTTCAAAATCATTCCAAGAACTTGGGGCAAAGATTTGGAATGACAAACCTGTTGAGTTGCCATATGGTGTAAGTGTAAGTGAAGATTGTGGAGATGTTATAACTAGACTGTTACAAAGGGATCCAGATAAACGCATAACATATGAAGAGCTAGCCAAACATTCATTTATTGATATAGAACATTCACCTTCATCGTCAAGTCTTCAAAAAGCAGTTTCTGTTGTTAAAGAAGCTGTCACTGAAGATACTAAGGGAAATTATAGCAATGCAATAAAACTTTACTGTGAATCCCTTGAATATTTTATGCCAGCAATACATTATGAAAAGTGTGAGAACAAGAAAGAGGCacttagaaaaaaagtaaaggAATATATGAATAGAGCAGAAGAACTTAAAAAGATGATAAGACCCAAAAAAGATTCTGAAATGAAAAGAAGTGTTTCATCTGATCCTATGGAAGAGCTTTTGGATTTATCAAAAGATGACGAAGAGCTTCAAGCCGCACTTAAAGTTATAAAAGCTGCAGAAATTGAGGAATCAAATGAAGAATATGAAAAAGCATTTACACATTATGAACTTGGTTTAAAAACTGTTATCACATTTTTGAAGGAGGACTCTAATAGTAGGAGAAAAaaattactatcaaaacaagCTCAAGTATGGATGTCTGAagctgaaaatataaaatcctTTTTAGATGTTAGTCACTTAAATACAAACGACACATCAGGTCAGGAAGAGATGGAAGAGAATGAACACTTACAAACTGGTACCTGCAATTTACAGTGA